Proteins encoded by one window of Streptomyces sp. LX-29:
- a CDS encoding ATP-binding cassette domain-containing protein, with protein sequence MPNRPSVVTTGLARTFQTRRGPVEAVRSIDLTVERGEILGFLGPNGAGKTTTLRMLTTLLPPTGGSATVAGCDLARDPAGVRRRIGYVAQSGGVDPAVSVREELTTQGRLYRLSKATAAARAEELAAELDLTGLLDRRCSALSGGQRRRLDIAMALIHRPEVLFLDEPTTGLDPGSRADLWDLVRRIRAERGMTVFLTTHYLDEADALADRLVVVDGGRIAAEGTATALKEAYGGSPDASLQDTFIAITGRGATPDAPAAPVAV encoded by the coding sequence ATGCCGAACCGACCCAGCGTCGTCACCACCGGGCTCGCCCGGACCTTCCAGACCAGGCGCGGCCCCGTCGAGGCCGTGCGCTCCATCGATCTCACCGTCGAGCGCGGCGAGATCCTCGGCTTCCTCGGCCCCAACGGGGCCGGCAAGACCACGACCCTGCGGATGCTCACCACGCTGCTGCCGCCGACCGGCGGCAGCGCCACCGTCGCCGGCTGCGACCTGGCCCGCGATCCGGCCGGCGTCCGCCGGAGGATCGGATACGTCGCCCAGTCCGGGGGCGTGGACCCGGCCGTGTCGGTGCGCGAGGAACTCACCACCCAGGGGCGGCTGTACCGGCTCTCCAAGGCCACGGCCGCCGCCCGCGCCGAGGAGCTCGCCGCCGAGCTGGACCTGACCGGGCTGCTGGACCGGAGGTGCTCCGCCCTCTCCGGCGGCCAGCGCCGCCGGCTGGACATCGCCATGGCCCTCATCCACCGCCCCGAGGTGCTCTTCCTCGACGAGCCCACCACCGGCCTGGACCCCGGCAGTCGGGCGGACCTGTGGGACCTGGTCCGCCGTATCCGCGCTGAGCGGGGCATGACCGTCTTCCTGACCACCCACTACCTCGACGAGGCGGACGCCCTCGCCGACCGGCTGGTCGTGGTCGACGGCGGCCGGATCGCCGCCGAGGGCACCGCCACCGCGCTCAAGGAGGCGTACGGCGGCTCGCCCGACGCCAGCCTGCAGGACACCTTCATCGCCATCACCGGACGCGGCGCCACGCCGGACGCCCCGGCCGCCCCGGTCGCGGTCTGA
- a CDS encoding TetR/AcrR family transcriptional regulator, translated as MDGRAHTAAPRTEGLRERKKRQTRQHISDVATGLFLERGFDAVTIAEIADVADVSVNTVYNYFPAKEDLFFDRQDEQVNRLSRAIEGREVGESAAHAVLRALRTSLEEGTADGLDPGFRRFMEVIKESTALSARILTMQELICQAVGRTLREETGADEDDPLPMLIASQLSWVSSVVVNGVLRLVAAGGEPEEVARTVLGTLDTVESLLGERTLNYAVKNTP; from the coding sequence ATGGACGGCAGGGCACACACGGCGGCACCGCGCACCGAGGGGCTGCGGGAGCGGAAGAAGCGACAGACCCGGCAGCACATCTCGGACGTGGCCACGGGGCTGTTCCTGGAGCGCGGCTTCGACGCGGTGACCATCGCCGAGATCGCCGACGTCGCCGACGTGTCCGTCAACACCGTCTACAACTACTTCCCGGCCAAGGAGGACCTCTTCTTCGACCGCCAGGACGAGCAGGTCAACCGGCTCTCGCGGGCCATCGAGGGGCGCGAGGTCGGCGAGTCCGCCGCCCACGCGGTGCTGCGGGCGCTGCGCACCAGCCTGGAGGAGGGCACCGCCGACGGCCTCGACCCGGGCTTCCGGCGCTTCATGGAGGTCATCAAGGAGTCCACCGCGCTGAGCGCCCGGATCCTGACGATGCAGGAGCTGATCTGCCAGGCCGTGGGGCGCACGCTGCGCGAGGAGACCGGCGCCGACGAGGACGACCCGCTGCCGATGCTCATCGCCAGTCAGCTGTCCTGGGTCTCCAGCGTCGTGGTCAACGGGGTGCTGCGGCTGGTGGCGGCCGGCGGGGAGCCCGAGGAGGTGGCGCGCACCGTCCTCGGCACGCTGGACACCGTCGAGTCGCTGCTGGGCGAGCGCACCCTCAACTATGCGGTGAAGAACACACCGTGA
- a CDS encoding 3-hydroxyacyl-CoA dehydrogenase family protein translates to MAKKLAVIGAGLMGSGIAQVSAQAGYEVVLRDVTDEALARGKSGIEASYEKFVSKGKLTAEDATQALARITTTTDFDAVADADIVVEAVFEKIEIKREIFRTLDGLVKDDTVLASNTSAIPITKIAAATSRPERVVGTHFFSPVPMMQLCELVRGYKTSDETLARARAFAEEVGKTCIVVNRDVAGFVTTRLIIALVNEAAKLYESGVATAEDIDIACKLGFGHAMGPLATTDLTGVDILLHAADNIYAESQDEKFAAPEIMRRMVDAGDIGRKSGQGFYQH, encoded by the coding sequence GTGGCGAAGAAGCTCGCCGTCATCGGGGCCGGACTCATGGGGTCCGGTATCGCTCAGGTCTCGGCCCAGGCCGGGTACGAGGTCGTGCTGCGTGATGTCACGGACGAGGCCCTCGCGCGGGGGAAGAGCGGTATCGAGGCGTCGTACGAGAAGTTCGTCTCCAAGGGCAAGCTGACCGCCGAGGACGCCACCCAGGCCCTGGCCCGCATCACCACCACGACCGACTTCGACGCCGTCGCCGACGCGGACATCGTGGTCGAGGCCGTCTTCGAGAAGATCGAGATCAAGCGGGAGATCTTCCGCACCTTGGACGGGCTGGTCAAGGACGACACCGTACTGGCGTCCAACACCTCCGCGATCCCGATCACCAAGATCGCGGCCGCCACCAGCCGCCCGGAGCGGGTGGTAGGCACCCACTTCTTCTCGCCGGTGCCGATGATGCAGCTCTGCGAGCTGGTGCGCGGCTACAAGACCAGCGACGAGACGCTCGCCCGGGCCCGCGCCTTCGCCGAGGAGGTCGGCAAGACCTGCATCGTCGTCAACCGCGACGTGGCCGGCTTCGTGACCACCCGACTGATCATCGCCCTGGTCAACGAGGCGGCCAAGCTGTACGAGTCCGGGGTGGCCACCGCCGAGGACATCGACATCGCCTGCAAGCTGGGCTTCGGGCACGCCATGGGCCCGCTGGCCACCACCGACCTGACCGGCGTGGACATCCTGCTGCACGCCGCCGACAACATCTACGCCGAGTCCCAGGACGAGAAGTTCGCGGCACCGGAGATCATGCGCCGAATGGTCGATGCGGGTGATATCGGCCGCAAGAGCGGGCAGGGCTTCTACCAGCACTGA